A DNA window from Xyrauchen texanus isolate HMW12.3.18 chromosome 6, RBS_HiC_50CHRs, whole genome shotgun sequence contains the following coding sequences:
- the LOC127645287 gene encoding corticoliberin-1, which translates to MKLHVLLMAVSLGVFLSRSGESAPGHTDTQLPVLTHLGEEYFIRLDNDQRSPPHTEALQLQLTQRLLGGQVGNKIMHSLEARERRSEEPPISLDLTFHLLREVLQMARAEQQAQRVSKNRKMMDFFGK; encoded by the coding sequence ATGAAGCTGCACGTGCTGCTCATGGCGGTGTCTCTTGGTGTGTTCCTCTCGCGCTCTGGTGAGTCCGCTCCAGGACACACGGACACGCAGCTGCCGGTTCTGACGCACTTAGGAGAGGAGTACTTCATCAGACTGGACAACGACCAGAGATCACCGCCGCACACCGAGGCACTTCAGCTTCAGCTCACGCAGCGGTTGTTAGGAGGTCAGGTCGGTAATAAAATCATGCACAGTCTCGAAGCGCGCGAGCGCCGTTCCGAAGAACCTCCCATTTCACTGGATCTGACTTTCCACCTGTTGCGCGAGGTGCTGCAGATGGCACGAGCCGAACAACAGGCACAGCGGGTGAGCAAAAATCGCAAGATGATGGACTTCTTCGGGAAATAA